TTTCGACTATTATTAGTACCGAAGGATGGCATTAGAAGTGATATTTAGAACCAACGGGTTGCCGTAGTTGACactttaaatagttttaattattaaattattttttgtaatcatCGATGCcgaaattgcaattatataattaatagccATTTggcattgttatttattacacCAAACGTTATcgagtttaataaaaacaactaaattaattactaGTTCATCATACGGTCGTTGTTGCGTGTTTCATCAATAATGACGATCGATAAATCAAGAATTCGATTGAAATAAACATTGTTTATTGGATTGGATTGCTAGCAGCGCAATTCgcaaaatgtttcttttaacaatttaCGATCACGAAATATACTATTGCGACCCgtgcataaataatatttctacatttaCATTATGGAAGTTGTTTGCGAGCGCGCTTTTCCATGACACGACTGATTTTTCCCATACACCATGCATAGCTTAACGAACTAAATATCACGACAAAGCGGTTAGATTATAAAGGTTTAATGAATGTTGGCGCAGCAAAATGCCgcgaaatcaaaattttattcggtCGTTAAACATGCTCGGTCCGGGGCATGTTATCCCCATAGCACAATACGCCGAGTACGCGTACGCATCCCACGATGCATTATTTATTGCCCGACAGGGTTATAACTCTCTCCATTTAATGCGGCGAAAGACTTACCCGTTTATGTACCGTCTATGAACGTGCAACAAAAGCCGGCAATCTCCGTCAAATTTTCTACCCGCCGCGGATGTAATCGCCCTTCATCACTGAGATTTACAAAAGAATCTGAGATTACTTGTCAGGCTTAATTAACGGCTGTCCGCGCGATCAACGGCGAACAAGACGTTTTTCTTTGTCTCATCGTTTATTGTTTCCAAAAGAGAATAAGAAACCATTTTGCTCCTCTTTTATAAAacgattatttattacataaaatgtacaaatgtatATCAATTATAGAGTAACGATGCAATAATCGTTTTTTCCCCGATGCTGCTTCATCAACGGCACGTCCCGAAACAATACGGTAACTTCGATAGTTTatgttgtttatttaatattttatttccattgTAACTGAAGAAACAAAGAATTCTAGAGTAGAAAGCTGTCGTACAAATAAAACTGtgaaaaattacagttttgtAGTTGCAATACTTCATTCATCGAAATGCTGCGAAATGCGCTTTTTCGCGTTCCCGAAAGCCTATGTCGATTTTCGGACGGTAACAATAACGACCGCATCGAAATTTTACACGCAGCGCGCAATATGCgagaacgagagaaagagagagagaggaagagacgCGGGAGAGTGAAGCAAGGCTGGCCGAAAACGCCCGGCGTACATAGCGTTACCGAGCAATTATAAATACGTAATTCATTTATTACTGTCATTAGTGTCGCCGATAATTCGCATTAAACGCCGGATTATCGTGCGCGGCAACCCGAGACCCTATTTCCGGTATCGATCGGAACGGCAATTCTTCAattctgtgtgtgtgttttttttttccccccatCCGCGAGGTCGCACGCGGAAGGCTTTTAATTAGCGGAGGAGAACGAGGGCCGTCCGTCCATAAATCCTTAAAAAATCATGAGCACACGCTCGCTGTCTCGTATCGCACTCCTCGACAATGAGCGCACGTACGCGGTATATAAGCCATAAAGCCTCGCGCGACAGGACGATTAACTTCCCGTGCAATGCCCGTAATGCCTCATGAATCGGAATTATTGGCCGTCGAGCGTTTCGCGCGTTCCGAACTCATTTTCCACGGGGGCTAACACAATGCGAGCGTATTTTTGCAGCGATAACCCCGGCCGGATCGATCCATTTACAACAACACCGTTGAAAACGCTTTGTTTATCGTGCACGCCGTCTTCCTTTTTGCTCGCGCGCTATTCATAATTATCTTGCGGATTTCGCTCTCCGTTTCCCCCGCTCGTCGTAGCGCCGCGGGCGCTTTCCGCCGACCGACCGCCCAACGTCGTCGTAGGGAAACGGCAGGTGTCCGTTACGATGAGACCCCCGAGACGAGAGCTCAGGAAAGCGACCGCGGGATTAAAACAAACTTCGCCGGCGCGAAGTCCATCTCCGCAGGACCCCGGCGCTATGCGTCACGTTGGCCCCGTGTAATATACACGTACGATATCAGTGTCTCCCGGTGCAGCGTATcgtattacatatgtatatatacacgcacacacacacgtatacaCGTTGCCCTGCATATACGCCCGCGGCGTTATCTTTCCGGAATCCGCGCGACAACACGAAACAACGGAGCGGGAGCGCCTGAAAATTTTTACGGGAACTTTCAGCGAGAGAGGCGGAGGCGACTATCTCTCCGTTCGTTTACCTCGCGCGTTTCCGCGAACCTGGGCGAGTCCTGTCGGGGCGAAACCATCCCGCCGCGCCTCTGTATCTATCCATCTATCTGGGGTTTCTCCTTTTGCctcaccctctctctctctccccctcccccgtctTCTTTATCCTCTCCATCATTTCACTTCCCGCGATCCGCAATGTCCCGTGACTTTAATGCAGCCCCCGCGGCTTCAAAACCGAGTTTTGTTCATTGTCGGATATAACGTCCGCGGTATGACAACGATAATCGCACCGCGCCGCGcgagtttaatatattacgcGATGAGGGAGCGTCACGTAGCAGCTGTGAATAGCGCACGGCGGTAGAAACTAAATGCGTGCGGAACGATCGCGATTACGGCGCCTCACGTTGCCTTACGCCGGCACGTCGCACAAACGCAATACAAAACTGCCGCTCCGcagacggcggcggcggcgtttTCGGTTATCGCCCGACGTTCGACGAAACGGATGTCCCCGATCCCGTTGGAACGAGAGATCCCATCCGCGATCCCCGTGTCAACCGCGAACTCCGCTCGTTCCGTAATCGCGTGACGTGATCGCAGAGCTATTACTTCGTTAGCCGGTggtactgtttttttttattattacgtcAGATCGAGCTCTGACATTAAACTGACAAATTTCTGCGCAGCTACTTTCGTACATGTCCcctcaccccccccccccccgtttgCATTGATTTTTACTCGAGCGAGCGCCAAGCTTCGGAAAGGAAAGGAACGCGAAGGGAGTAAAAAGAACACGATATCAAATCGTATTACGGGGGCCAACAAGCTTTCACGTCGCTTCAAACTCGATGGTCGTTAGGCGCATCGACGGGGCCGTGGAGGGTCTCAGGACAATCCGGAGTACCGAGTAAGAAGGTACGTTCGGGACAATAACCGTTAAGGTTCTACGTGGAACTATCTTGAGAATTGCCGGCCCGTCGTCTTATCCCGCGAGGTATTATCGATACTTTCTATATCCATTGACGTTAATTAACGAGAGTGACCTGCGAAATACAAGTCGGCAGTTGTGGAGCGTTTTCGCGATTTACGGCGATGGTAGAGCACACGCAAGGATGTAGCGTGTAAGGCACGAAAAGATGAGTGGATTTGTATTATTTCGTATTATAGGATAATAAGATTTATGGCTCGTAATAATCGtgaattacaatatttcatattactctaataaattaaacgaaggaagttattattgaaaaatttaatcgatattaacaagtaaaaaaaaaaagtttcattttctatttatcACCAGGAGGAAAATTTATCCATTTTAAATGGGTAATTTCGTATTGCGAGATATGAAATGCgcttaaatgaaatatttgatttgcCGGAGTGAACGTAAAAATTTGATGCCTTTCGGtaacagaatttttaaaacgaTGAGCCAAACTGAAATGTTTATAAAGTGCTCCCTACTGATACCGCACAGCCGCTAAGCTATCCGTAGATGAATTTGTAGCATTCTTTTTCCTCTCGTACTATTGGCTATAAATAGGGCAAACGCATTTATTCGTTTAATAGATGTTTACACGAGagattaatcaatatttccCGCGTTGGAAATTTGTTTGCTTTAATCCGtgactttaattattacatgtacACGGAGTAACTTATAGGAGATAGTTTCTGTACATCAGTATATcattaagttattattttaaagttagtattttattaaatttctcacTTATGATATCGATACACAATAAACGTTGGAAATTTTAGCGTGACGCTTCATTTGCTACTGCAATGATGTTTAAACTTTTCTATCagcaacaaattaattttattaaaagttttctcGCAATATgctgcaaaatataaaaatatttaggcGATCTAATATATACatcaattttgtataaaaataagtatattaaagGTATCACCGCGCGATGCGGACGTGGCGCTTTCGACTATCGGAACAGAATTTCTCGATCGAATTTGAAGGAATTATTCATCCCTAACGAAACCGGAAACACAAATGACTTAGCTTAGCGCGGGGAGGCGAGGGGGCAGGTTCGCTACGCTCGCTGAATACGtacgtataaaaatatctctctGCTCTGCTAGCGCGCCGCGCCCGCCCGATATGATTTCGCGCGAACGGAGTCGGACGATTTCAGCCATCCTATGAACTACGGCAATTGCGACTAAATTATGCCATTCGACATCCCGGAATGAAGGAGGAAGAAAAACGCGCGTTCCGCGCTCCATTCCCGCGATCGCAGATGCGAGATAACTTTTCTCCGCTCGGTCGTATCTTCCGCGCTGATCCCAACGACGAATGAGGTCATCCTCCAAGTTTTTCGAGTTCGACCATCGGAGCTTGCACAGTCagagacagagaaaaagaaacagaaaaagagGGTGAGAGAGCATTTCACGGTGCTCCATGAGAGTCGGTACTCTTTTTATGCTCGTTGAATGTGTAAAGCAACTCGATAATTGTCACCATTGAGATGAATGAGTAATCTGAATGGATAGGCAAATTAATTGTCGCCTCAacagaggaagagagaaagagagagagagagagagagagaaattttttatctttctgccTCCGAATAGTTTTCTTTCATAAGTACACGGTcgattttacacattttttgtatGGATTATGAGAGAATATCGTGATTAAATCGACATTGTATAAATACCACGGTGCTTCCTTCCGTTTTAATATATCTCTCGCCAATCAAATGGAAAGAGAGATCTTTATTAGCATTAACTGTGGAATTTCCATTAGATAATCCATCTCTGTTCTAACGCGAAgggagaaaaaattattaggaCGGTGAAATCACAAGGAAAATAAGAGCATTGTGTATATCCAGATTGGTACACGttccattataaaatttcgaaCGGCAGTGATGGCAAATATTCCAGAGCAAATTAATACAGTTTGCGACGTGCGCATCGcgatatgttataaaaaagggATAGAGAACGGGAAGatggggagagggagggagaacgTGATTGAGATTACCTGCTATATTGAAAAATCCGGATATCCGTAACGCCGTAGTGCAATGCGGGGCATCCGCAAATCCGACAAATCCCAATTTCACCCGCACCACGGACGAATATTCCCGGAGTTGAAATTTCAGCTCTACTGGATTTTGTAAAACAACATTTCCGCCTAGGGTTGACGCAACCCGCTTATCGCATCGCGTGTAGCATCTAATCAAGAAGACTTCGAAAGAGAGATACCAGAgagggaaaaaattattacatcggacacttttattcaaaaaaaacatgtaaaaataatagtacaaGAGAAATTGAACTACTAAAGAGAATAACACGCATCATGTATGTGCACTTTATACGAACGTTGCGATAAAAACAGCTGGGCAGTCTCTGATTCTGGGGTCTTCACTTCGCTTGCACtccgttaaattaatttgcgcACAAACCTTGCTTAAAATGCATCAGCCATAAAACATTACGATTTATTCCTAAGAGGAATGTATATCGCTTTGCACCGGGTCTTGATTTAttcggagaaaaaaattctgtcctctatatatgatttattacaaaatacaattgaaaataaagGATTCGAGgatttgtgtataaaaaatttctatataatatgtttttattgttcaattttaaacttttttctaattttaaaaaagttatttctcacgattatctaattaaaaacGCAACTTAATTTGTCTTGGAGATTTTATTTAGTGCTTTTAGTGAATGAAATCATGACTGACGGAATTCGCTATTCGCGAAACGGAACAACGTGTGCGGATTTGACTCGACTCATTACTGCCTAACACAGACGAAGGGAATCCAAGATTCCGCATGTCGAAAACCTAAATTGTTCctaataattttgcataacgcataatgTATATGCATCGTGAGATCAATCATGCCGCAATCATCCACGTTGTACGTTTCCAGAACGAATTCGTTGTTCTCGGGGGAAGTTCCGGGCGACCTGATACGACGAGAGCTATTATTGCGCTCGCAATGGTCGGACCGCAAAGGTAGTTAACACGCGCGATACAAATTGCATAATCTAAACGGAGAATTGTGCCAGAACGGGAAAGGGGGGGGAAGGGTCGTAGGAAACGTGACGCGGCGGAGTAGTAGGGCTGAGGGCAACGGGGGCGAAATCTTATCATCGATATCCACCGGGATTTCAAGTGCCAGGTAAACAGACTCGTATTTGAGATTTCCCATGCGGGGttgacagagagagagagggagggagggagggagagagagagagagatagaaggTCAGTTTCGAAGCCGGAGGGAAACGGAAACAGCGCAACGAGTCGAAACTAGGAAGATAGCTATAAGGAAAGACGCCAGAGGCGAAAGTGCAACCGAAAAGCaggagacagagagagaaagagagagagagagagagagagaagggagaaAAGGACGGCAGAGATACTTGAATGGCCCGTGCGTTCTCATGGACGATTCGATACGAATAAAACCAATAGGGTCCCTAAAAGATCTCTATTGGATAAACTTTTGTCCGTATTACGAGTCGAGAGCTCGATTCGCACGGACCGGAGAATTACACATCTTCCCATCGTTCTTCAGCCATCCCCGCTACGTGAATTACAAGCCCCTCAGCTCTTCCCGTCGTGCATTAAGAGTGCGTAATAGTATCCGCTCACCCGACCTTGTTTTCCCATCCCCACCCCGGTTTCCACAATCTTCTCGCATGCATTTTTAAGCGAATGACCGAGGCTGAGGGAGGGGGTGGAGAGCAGGGAGGTGATGGGTTTTTCAATTCAATTGCGCGCCGGTAAAGCGCGTATATTTTCCGCGAGGCTCTATATTTCACGCGTGAAAATCACTGACGCGTCAGTTAATTTGTCATACACACCGGGCGGAACTTTATTACGGCAGATTTCTCGGGTGATTTGGAGTTTGTCAGATATCCGGCGAATGCAAATGCGCGAGCATGCATGTTTGTGCGACGAAATTTTACTGCGCTGGCATGCAGAGTTAGAACATTGTCACGCAGTTATAACACGTTATCCGCGACGATGCGACCTCATGGAATATCCGTCGCAAAGCGCTTTTTGATTAGAAAAATACATACGTATTAGGTACGCGGGTCTCGCTCGCCAAAACGTTCGGCCAGTCCTGAAGACTGCGGTACGTGAAATACAATTCGAGCTCGTTCGACTTCTTCCCCGCTCGTATTTTGTTCGTCCTCGATCCTCCTGTCACACGCCGTCCGAATCTCTTAACAAAATTTCCTCGTGGAATGTCCGCGCGCCCCTAACGCGGCGGCGAAAAAATTACGGCATTAGCCGCGAAAGTGTGTCGAGCTAATTTTCGGTACATTTCTCCCGCGGGTTTCCCGTTAAGCGCACTGTTTTTCCGCCCGGGGATCGTTAAAGCGACTctagtataatttaataattaagcgTACCGGAAACGCTGGCTCATCATTGCGCCGAGCGCCGAGAGGAAAGCGTCCgacggggaaaaaaaagaggaaaaacgaGGAGCAAAAAATAGCGGCGGCGGATAAGATGCTTTCCCAAAGAGTTAAATACGCTCTGGCCCATTTATCGCGCAAGGAGCACATCGCGCAGTTAGCGCGTCCCAACTGGAGAAGACTTCGCCGATTCGATCCGAATGTTTTGGTACCagacatatttattttctcgatAATATCCCCCTGGTTTACGCTTATTCGCGGAATAGAAAGCCGTATACGTCTCTCGgaggaaattttattactttccgTAATATACGTATCGGGGAAGAGAGATACGCTTTCCCGATAGTACTGCTCGCGTCTACGCTCCGACGGTCCGGGACTTCATTAACCGGAACCGTGATCGCGTCCGATACGCGCCGGGGCAGCGCGGGTCCCCGCTAAGTAAACTCTGGGATCTCGTGCAATTGAGATTGCGCGAAATAAGAAAATCGAATCGAGAAACGTCACCTGGTATCCGAATATTTTAAGGACGTCAAGTTGAGACATCCTCCGACGGGAATCAAACGGTCGTTACGAGAGACAGAGCGTTTTCCCTTCCGCGGGAAAAACGTTCAGTTGAAAACGATCGATGGAGCAGATGCTCGAGCGCGGCGTTCGCGCGGCTCCTTTGTGTCTTTTCTCTTCTGGATACTTATATCgatgttacatatatatatgtatttttcgcAGGCGCATCCCTTTACAGTTCGGCGCGCGGCGGTTCTCCGGGGCCGCGCCTCGAGGCGCATCCGGGTTATGGCGCAGCCGAAATTCGTAACCAAGAAATACGATCCCGCGTAAGTGCACAGTCGTCCGCTCTTGTACTCGTCAGGTTATCGCGAGTCctctagaaaatttattatcgcgCAGAGCGGCGCCGCCCCCTTACCCGCGCATCCACCCGAAGACGCTCTCGGCGAGGAGCAGCAAGCGTATCGTCGATCTGGCATTGCCCAAGAGAAGGTGCACATCTATTTCCTCGATGCTGAAGACGGTCTCGATAAGAAACTTgagttgaaaaatatatcttgcAATTAGATCGATTACTATGTCGAGACCCCCTCCCAGAGGGTGGCAGGATATTTCAATACCTCGACATATTCGtattaatttccatttttaagTAGAATCTCTTTGAAAATCACTcgagattatttttttgcaattttaacgCCATTCGCATTTCCGACATCGTTGGAAAACTGATAGCTCATACTTGATCGATGATATATGTACGGTGACTTAAAAGCGATACCTTAAACGCCTAGGGTTCTGCTTCACACGATGAAATTGGCAGCTACCAAAAACATGAAGGCAACCGTGAGCGATCTGCTGGTGAAGGTTCGAAAGTCGCGGTACCAGCGGTATCGCGTATTCTGTAACGCGCGTCAAGAACGAGAAGCCAGGAAAAAGTAAGGCCGATACATTTCCCACCGTCATGTCAACTTTTTCCCTGCGTACGACACGCGCATCCTAGGCATACAATCTCTCTGCCATATTCTCCCGAGTAACCGATCGTCGAACGAGGGGGAtgcgtaaagaaaaaaaaaacatcgtcactattttaaatatcgcCATGAAAATGCAAGCAAGACACAGCCGAGTTGTCGGTATCGAAGTTCCTTTCTtatcctattttttttttcctttctcgtTTGCGCGTTTAATCGCGGgggaatatattaaatttcggCGATGCAAAACTGCGCATCAACTACCgacaaataatttagattGCATGTATGgacaaaaatgatattaattaccCGTTAAATAATTAGCTTGATTTCATAAAGCCACAACACACAATACCGGCAGGCAAGTAACAGAACGTAAGCTTATAAACCCTTTTGTATTGATCGCGCTGCTATACAGCGTCCACGTTTAAATTCCACGTTTAATTAACGAAAGGTCATCTGATATTGCACCggaagtaattattaatagtgcGCAATGAAATTCGAGAGATTGCATTTATTCCATTGGTTGTAATCATTCATCAGGTTACAATCAGAAATACATCAATTTAATAGTTCCCCGAAATGGACCGCGGTATACACGGGGCATTCCATCGAGATTCGCCACAATTACCACTACACTTTTCATCTTTACTTAAAGTTTCTTTCATTTTCTGCCGGTGAATTCTCTCTCAGAAAtggtataaaaatatctattattttttcaaagttattccaaattatttaattgtaacagAAAATATAAGAGCCTTTCTCACATATTTATGGCAACTTACATTATTTCCATCCCCATAATTTGTATCAATCAAcatgaattattgaaaaaccGCAATGCCACTAATGACATAAGTCTCCTTAAGCCACTGACGGAACGTTAATCAATCTCCGGTTGATTTTTCTTCGGTAAAAGCGTCATCCAAATTTATCCGATAAAATGCCCCTGCTCTCTTCGTGCCCAGGAGAAAACGAATGGCGAAACTGCGCAGAGCTCTCACAAAACCGGAAGACTGGCAAAGGCACATGCGGGTTCTGGAAAGACTGGCTGCGCCCAAAGTCGTTGCGAGACCCAAAAGGAGGAAGCCCGTAAGCGACGTCGTTCCCGCTCTCtcataaatcaatattaatcgATCTAGATAAAAGCGTTGGACGCGCGTCGCGGATTCCGGGACGCGGccgcgctttctctctctctttctctctctttctctcttggtcgctcgatcgatcgatcgtgaGCTTCGATGTTTTCAGGATAAGAGGAAGAAGTGGAGGCCGGTCAACTTGGAGCGAGTGTTTAGCCTAGCATTGCCGATACTTCGCGATGAAGCGAAGCCGAGGGACCCGTTCAAGGTGCCGTCACGCGCTCTCATCTTTCGTATCACCAAGCGATTGGAGAAACTCGCGATTCAGAAGAGACATCCGGAGATCCCGCTACGAGTACCAGGCGCCGTTTCGCCGGCCGCGACGAGAGCCACCGGTAGTAACACGCATCTCCCTATTACGAtcgttgttattattatcgttgCGATTCTCCTCCCGCATCGATTTCTCCGCTCGGCACCCGAAGGAATCGCGCCACCATCGATCCAGAGGCAACAAGGAGGTTCTCCTTGTCGCTTCCATATCACCTACCCCGGACCAATACAATTACATGCTATTGGATGTCGTAAGTAAGCTCATACGCGGGGTGTCCCTGCGGACATCTTCCCGTCGAGATTCAACGTGAGCTCAGGCTGGATTTTTCCTGACAAACGTTTcctgcgagagagagagagagagagagagagagagagagagagagagagagagagagagagagagagagagaagtcaCGTCATATTCGTcaggaatttttaaatataaatttttttaacgtgaaTACCTGTGCTGAAAATCGAGTTGAATTAAAATGCCGTTATATTTATGTCTCGTTGAAATTAACTGAGGAGCAAGTTTTTGCGTTTAtgacgtgaaaaaaaaaagcggttgtatttttttacacatcaAATAACATGCTATTTTTCACATTCTATTTTACACGTCTAATAACATTCTAGtagaaaagtttattattaaagtgactgtaattttctcttttgttaTTTCTCTCCTGCTCCTAATGGAGGATCGTGTATCTCGTTGATTCTGGGACACCCCACGTAGCAAATCCGTGATTTCGTCGACCCCCACACATTACGTTACACCAGGAAAAGACGGCGGATTTGCTCGCCGGTGTCTGGCGACTGTTCAATTGCTCGTGTGGTAACATTAAGAGATCCCGCAAGAATATTTCACGtattgtgaaataaaataaaatttgtctctatatattgtttttatagcAAGCGTAACGAGAGTGGCGCGCACCTTTCGAGCGTCGATGATAAATAAACTACGGCTGGTTTTCGGTAACGTTGAGGGGCGagaatgttttttgttttttttttaaatacgggATCGCTAATTGAACGGAGATTCGACAAAAATTTGTGGAATTAATAGAATTTCCCGTATACCTCCGGCATATATACCCCC
Above is a window of Monomorium pharaonis isolate MP-MQ-018 chromosome 10, ASM1337386v2, whole genome shotgun sequence DNA encoding:
- the LOC105828671 gene encoding testicular haploid expressed gene protein-like; this encodes MLSQRVKYALAHLSRKEHIAQLARPNWRRLRRFDPNVLAHPFTVRRAAVLRGRASRRIRVMAQPKFVTKKYDPAAAPPPYPRIHPKTLSARSSKRIVDLALPKRRVLLHTMKLAATKNMKATVSDLLVKVRKSRYQRYRVFCNARQEREARKKRKRMAKLRRALTKPEDWQRHMRVLERLAAPKVVARPKRRKPDKRKKWRPVNLERVFSLALPILRDEAKPRDPFKVPSRALIFRITKRLEKLAIQKRHPEIPLRVPGAVSPAATRATASERIIALAKPVRRPAGRETDIREDAFTVSPTALKARCTKRLQSLAKPKIYPIPQFKRLKTALIKMKR